From Diceros bicornis minor isolate mBicDic1 chromosome 21, mDicBic1.mat.cur, whole genome shotgun sequence, the proteins below share one genomic window:
- the KLHL38 gene encoding kelch-like protein 38 — MDEESPDGLLFKDHDFSSALLRQLNSLRQNRILTDVSICAGAWEVPCHRNVLASSSPYFRAMFCSNFRESNEAKVQLKGIDSTTLDRMILYVYTGEVHITAENVLPLMEAASMLQYPKLFEACSSYLQGQLTPSNCLGMIRLSEILSCETLKKKAREVALTCFPEVAASADLKELCALELRDYLGDDGLCGEEEKVFEALMVWIKHDLQARKRYMQELFKQVRLQYIHPAFFHHFIANDALLQSSPSCQTILEAAKRQMFSLYSTTSAPGLQPPWHVPPRNSYQDFLILLGGRKDNQQTTRDVLLYNRQTDQWQSLVKLPARLYKASAVTLHRSIYVLGGMAVGAGKSVPSHNVYIFSLKLNQWRLGQPMLAARYSHRSTAHKNFIFSIGGIAEGQEVMGSMERYDSICNTWESVASMPVGVLHPAVAVKDQRLYLFGGEDIMQNPVRLIQVYHISRNTWFKMETRMIKNVCAPAVVLGERIVIVGGYTRRILAYDPQSNKFVKCADMKDRRMHHGAAVMGNKLYVTGGRRLTTDCSIEDSASFDCYDPTTDTWTSQGQLPHKLFDHACLTLQCIPTLPPSCELNKKPKSQLS; from the exons ATGGACGAGGAGTCACCAGATGGCCTGCTCTTCAAGGACCATGACTTCTCCTCTGCCTTGTTGAGGCAACTCAACAGCTTAAGACAAAATAGGATCCTGACTGATGTGAGCATCTGTGCTGGGGCCTGGGAGGTCCCCTGCCACCGCAACGTGCTGGCCTCTAGCAGCCCCTACTTCAGGGCCATGTTCTGCAGCAACTTCCGGGAGAGCAATGAGGCCAAAGTCCAGCTGAAAGGCATCGACTCCACGACTCTGGACCGGATGATCCTGTACGTGTACACGGGGGAGGTGCACATCACAGCGGAGAATGTTCTGCCCTTGATGGAGGCAGCCTCCATGCTGCAGTACCCCAAGCTGTTCGAGGCCTGCTCCTCCTACCTCCAGGGCCAGCTGACCCCCAGCAACTGCCTGGGCATGATCAGACTCTCTGAAATCTTAAGTTGTGAGACCCTCAAGAAGAAAGCGAGGGAGGTGGCCCTGACCTGTTTCCCAGAGGTGGCCGCATCAGCTGACCTGAAGGAGCTCTGCGCCTTGGAATTGAGAGACTACCTTGGAGATGACGGGCtctgtggggaggaggaaaaggTGTTTGAGGCCCTCATGGTTTGGATCAAGCACGACCTCCAGGCCCGCAAACGATACATGCAGGAACTGTTCAAGCAAGTCAGGCTTCAGTACATCCACCCGGCCTTCTTCCACCACTTCATCGCCAACGACGCCCTCCTTCAGTCCTCGCCCTCATGCCAGACCATCCTGGAGGCAGCCAAGAGGCAGATGTTTTCTTTGTACAGCACCACCAGCGCCCCAGGCCTCCAACCTCCATGGCATGTCCCCCCAAGAAACTCTTACCAAGACTTCCTCATCCTCTTGGGTGGAAGGAAGGACAACCAGCAGACCACCAGGGATGTTCTGCTGTACAACAGACAGACCGACCAATGGCAGAGCCTTGTCAAACTCCCGGCCCGGCTGTATAAGGCCTCAGCTGTCACCTTGCACCGCAGCATCTATGTGCTGGGAGGCATGGCTGTTGGCGCAGGGAAGAGTGTGCCCAGTCACAATGTCTACATCTTCTCCCTGAAACTCAATCAGTGGCGGCTGGGGCAGCCAATGCTGGCGGCCCGCTACTCCCACAGAAGCACTGCCCATAAGAACTTCATCTTCTCCATCGGGGGCATTGCAGAAGGGCAGGAGGTCATGGGCTCCATGGAGAGATACGACAGCATCTGCAATACCTGGGAGAGCGTGGCCAGCATGCCAGTGGGGGTTCTCCACCCTGCAGTCGCTGTGAAAGACCAAAGACTCTACCTTTTTGGGGGAGAGGACATCATGCAGAACCCTGTGCGTCTTATCCAG GTTTATCACATTTCCAGAAACACGTGGTTCAAAATGGAGACAAGAATGATCAAGAATGTGTGCGCCCCTGCCGTGGTGCTCGGGGAGCGGATTGTCATCGTGGGAG GTTACACAAGGAGGATTCTTGCTTATGACCCTCAGTCCAACAAATTTGTCAAATGTGCAGACATGAAAGACCGGAGGATGCACCACGGCGCCGCAGTGATGGGGAACAAGCTCTATGTGACGGGCGGGCGGCGGCTGACCACCGACTGCAGCATCGAGGACTCAGCCTCCTTCGACTGCTACGACCCCACGACAGACACCTGGACATCCCAGGGACAGCTGCCTCACAAACTCTTTGACCATGCCTGCCTCACCCTCCAGTGCATACCCACACTTCCCCCTTCCTGTGAGCTCAACAAGAAACCGAAAAGCCAACTGTCTTAG